In Oncorhynchus keta strain PuntledgeMale-10-30-2019 chromosome 36, Oket_V2, whole genome shotgun sequence, the DNA window CCTCTCACTCAGACCCTTGTCATTGTTTTGtctcatgttactgaatgtatccctgagtattttcacattttgttatcgACAAACGCGGCGAAAATCGACAGTGTAATGATTGGATCCAGTGTGAGGTGAAAGGTTGTGCTTTGGTCTAAACATTTCCCCATGATCTCCAAACTGTTACCTTTTAAATCactaccatggttatgcatatgctttTCAGATTTCTTCTGTAAGAAGCATTTAAATGAATTCCTATCCATATAGGACCATTTCCATGAGTGTAAAGGGTTCATGTAAATAATGTCGCATTGGGGCAAATTCaaaatcacatgatttcacattAAATTAACATTTTAGCAGACGCACTTAttcagagcaattagggttaagtgccttgctcaagggcacatcagattcttcacctagtcagctcggaGATTCAAACCAACGACCTTtcagttattggcccaacgctcttaaccgctaggttacctgccaTCACGTGATCATGTGAAATTCCGTAAGGGGTATGCTCACTCAAAGCCCTCATGCACATCTGGGAAATGTCAATCATGCAGAAACATGCAGCACATAATAAATACCTAGTTTGTTCTTGCCTCCCTCCTGAACTTGGATCCTCTCCAGCTCAGCCAGGCAGGGGGGCTCTGAGGGGGAAACACACCAACGCTTCAGCACATCACTTCAATACACACAATTGGCCAAATCATAGAAAATTCAGATATGAGTAGAAAGTCTGTCGAACATTCACACAAATCTCCCATTGAAATGATACATGATTTATATGCCACTTCAAACTACTGTGTTTATCAGGTTTCatgggctctggccaaaagtagtgcactatatagggcatatggtgccatttgggacacatgcaGTGGCTCCAGCCATGGGTCCAGTGGTAAACACAGGTCTTGTCTAGTTTCTGGCCAGCTGCTTGGCTGACAGACGCAATCTGCGAGAGCTGTGGGGGGAACCATCCTGGCAACAAGCTACAGTGATGTTGTTACTGCACCACTGTGGCCATTTCCCCACCACTGGGCAGCTAAAAAACAACTAGGGGAAGACTTACAGTGATGGActgcgagaggggagagaggggagacgggagacgggagaggagggagaggggagaagagagaggagagaagagagaggggagaagagagaggggagagacgggaaaagagcgaggagagaagagagaagagagaggagagaagagaggggatagagacgagaggagagacgggagaggagagaggggatataagagaggagagagacgggagaagagagaggagagaggagagagacgggagaagagagaggagagaagagagaggaaatagaggggagaagagaggagggaagggaggagagaagagagtggagagaggggagagacgggagaAGAGCGAgtagagagatgggagaagagagaggagagaagagagaggggagaagaggagaggggagagagaggggagaagagaagggagagcggagagaggggagaagagggaggagagcagagaggggggagaagaaaggggagagcggagagatgggagaagagggaggagagaagagagagaggggagaagagaggggaggagagcggagagatgggagagaggggaggagagcggagagaagagagagaggggagaagagaggggaggagagtggagagaggggagaagagagaggggagaagagagaggggagaagagagaggagagcggagagaggagagaggggagaagagggaggagagcagagaggggggagaagagaggggagagcggagagatgggagaagagggaggagagaagagagagaggggagaagagaggggaggagagcggagagatgggagagaggggaggagagcggagagaagagagagaggggagaagagaggggaggagagtggagagaggggaggagagagaggggagaagagagaggggagaagagagaggggagaagagagaggagagcggagagaggagagaggggagaagagagagaggggaggataggagagacatCAActgacacacaagcacacatttCCCCAAATTATACTCACTCTGTCTCCAGAAGCAGAGGCACCACTCGGCTGTAGAAACCTTCCCGTCCCTGTAGGAGTCACAGGAGTTGAAGAAGGGTCGGATGCAGACCTCATACTTGTCCAGGTTAATGGCTGCCAGCTCGGCCTGGTCCAAATACTGATCACTGTTGGTGTCCAGCTTAGAGAACATCCAGCCTACAGAGTCCTTACAGCTGACCACTACGCTCCTGTccaggactacagacagagagggagatatgatACACATATAGAGACACACGCACAAGCTGGTAAACATACACatgttcagacacacacacacacacacacacacacacacacacacacacacacacacacacacacacacacacacacacgcaagcacacacatgttgagatacacacgtacacatgcaagcacacacatgTTGAGATACACAcgcacatgcaagcacacacacacccacagtgaaaaggggagaggaggaatgagttATAACCCACACAGACAGATCAAATATTCAGAACAGTGGAAGAGGTCAGGATTATAGTAACTCCAAATATCATTAGGAAAATAAATGAGAATATACACAATGTTGCATCTGATATGATGCTGGTCTATTTAACTCTTCCCTGACGCAGTGCTGGTCTATTTAACTCTTCCCTGACGCAGTGCTGGTCTATTTAACTCTTCCCTGACGCAGTGCTGGTCCTATTTAACTCTTCCCTGACGCAGTGCTGGTCTATTTAACTCTTCCCTGACGCAGTGCTGGTCTATTTAACTCTTCCCTGACGCAGTGCTGGTCTATTTAACTCTTCCCTGACGCAGTGCTGGTCCTATTTAACTCTTCCCTGACGCAGTGCTGGTCTATTTAACTCTTCCCTGACGCAGTGCTGGTCTATTTAACTCTTCCCTGACGCAGTGCTGGTCTATTTAACTCTTCCCTGACGCAGTGCTGGTCTATTTAACTCTTCCCTGACGCAGTGCTGGTCTATTTAACTCTTCCCTGACGCAGTGCTGGTCTATTTAACTCTTCCCTGACGCAGTGCTGGTCTATTTAACTCTTCCCTGACGCAGTGCTGGTCTATTTAACTCTTCCCTGACGCAGTGCTGGTCTATTTAACTCTTCCCTGATGCAGTGCTGGTCTATTTAACTCTTCCCTGACGCAGTGCTGGTCTATTTAACTCTTCCCTGACGCAGTGCTGGTCTATTTAACTCTTCCCTGACGCAGTGCTGGTCTATTTAACTCTTCCCTGACGCAGTGCTGGTCTATTTAACTCTTCCCTGACGCAGTGCTGGTCTATTTAACTCTTCCCTGACGCAGTGCTGGTCTATTTAACTCTTCCCTGACGCAGTGCTGGTCTATTTAACTCTTCCCTGACGCAGTGCTGGTCTATTTAACTCTTCCCTGACGCAGTGCTGGTCTATTTAACTCTTCCCTGACGCAGTGCTGGTCTATTTAACTCTTCCCTGACGCAGTGCTGGTCTATTTAACTCTTCCCTGACGCAGTGCTGGTCTATTTAACTCTTCCCTGACGCAGTGCTGGTCTATTTAACTCTTACTTGATTTTCTATTGTTTATgttatttttattgaacctttatttaactaggcaagtcagtgctGACCTTAATTAACTCTTACCTGATGCAGTGCTGGCCCTATTTAACTATTACCTGATGCAGTGCTGGCCCTATGTAACTCTTACCTGATGCAGTGCTGGCCCTATTTAACTATTACCTGATGCAGTGCTGGCCCTATTTAACTATTACCTGATGCAGTGCTGGCCCTATGTAACTCTTACCTGATGCAGTGCTGGCCCTATTTAACTATTACCTGATGCAGTGCTGGCCCTATGTAACTCTTACCTGATGCAGTGCTGGCCCTATTTAACTATTACCTGATGCAGTGCTGGCCCTATGTAACTCTTACCTGATGCAGTGCTGGCCCTATTTAACTATTACCTGATGCAGTGCTGGCCCTATGTAACTCTTACCTGATGCAGTGCTGGCCCTATTTAACTATTACCTGATGCAGTGCTGGCCCTATTTAACTATTACCTGATGCAGTGCTGGCCCTATTTAACTATTACCTGATGCAGTGCTGGCCCTATTTAACTATTACCTGATGCAGTGCTGGCCCTATGTAACTCTTACCTGATGCAGTGCTGGCCCTATTTAACTATTACCTGATGCAGTGCTGGCCCTATGTAACTCTTACCTGATGCAGTGCTGGCCCTATTTAACTATTACCTGATGCAGTGCTGGCCCTATGTAACTCTTACCTGATGCAGTGCTGGCCCTATTTAACTATTACCTGATGCAGTGCTGGCCCTATGTAACTCTTACCTGATGCAGTGCTGGTCCTATTTAACTATTACCTGATGCAGTGCTGGCCCTATGTAACTCTTACCTGATGCAGTGCTGGCCCTATTTAACTATTACCTGATGCAGTGCTGGCCCTATGTAACTCTTACCTGATGCAGTGCTGGCCCTATTTAACTCTTACCCGGTGCAGTGCTGGCCCTATTTAACTCTTACCTGATGCAGTGCTGGCCCTATTTAACTATTACCTGATGCAGTGCTGGCCCTATGTAACTCTTACCTGATTCAGTGCTGGCCCTATTTAACTATTACCTGGTGCAGTGCTGGCCATATGTAACTCTTACCTGATGCAGTGCTGGTCCTATTTAACTCTTACCTGATGCAGTGCTGGCCCTATTTAACTCTTACCTGATGCAGTGCTGAACCTATTTAACTATTACCTGATGCAGTGCTGGCCCTATGTAACTCTTACCTGATTCAGTGCTGGCCCTATTTAACTATTACCTGGTGCAGTGCTGGCCATATGTAACTCTTACCTGATGCAGTGCTGGTCCTATTTAACTCTTACCTGATGCAGTGCTGGCCCTATTTAACTCTTACCTGATGCAGTGCTGGCCCTATTGAACTCTTACCTGATCCAGAGGTAGCCTTTGCTGTGTTACTGGCTCCAGTCCTGCTGTTGTTGTTCAGCTTGGCGTTGCCCTGCAGCAGCTGGAACCATTCCTTCAGCCTGTCCCCCAGATCAGACAGGTCCTGCCCTGTACAACTCTCTatgggggggagaaagagaaagaaagaaaaagagagagagagaggtagggatagagagagagagagagagagagagtgagagagaaagttaTTGTATAGCACtgcagtgtgtgttgtgtgtgtgtgtgtgtgtgtgtgtgtgtgtgtgtgtgtgtgtgtgtgtgtgtgtgtgtgtgtgtgtgtgtgtgtgtgtgtgtgtgtgtgtgtgtgtgtgtgtgtgtgtgtgtgtgtgtgtgtgtgtgtgtgtgtgtgtgtgtgtgtgtactcaccatGCTTGACCTCTGTCTCTTTGGTTGGGGTCGCGGTTGGACAGGGACAAAGACCTGAACACTTTGTAGTCAACTCCTTCCCTGTGAGGCACGCCTGCTGCTCCAGtttacactacaacacacacacacacgcgcacacctCTTATCAGGctatgtatctctgtgttgtgtgtttattATCAGTGAATTACAACACGGCTgtaatgttgttgtgtctcttGGATCTAGAGCTTGTACATAATGCTTCAGATACAGTAAGAAGTTAACAGTGTGGACAGCCTCCAGAGATATACAGATACAGTTAGAGGTTAACAGTGTGGACAGCCTCCGGAGATATACAGATATAGTTAGAGGGTAACAGTGTGGACAGCCTCCAGAGATATACAGATATAGTTAGAGGTTAACAGTGTGGACAGCCTCCAGAGATATACAGATACAGTTAGAGGTTAACAGTGTGGACAGCCTCCGGAGATATACAGATATAGTTAGAGGGTAACAGTGTGGACAGCCTCCAGAGATATACAGATATAGTTAGAGGGTAACAGTGTGGACAGCCTCCAGAGATATACAGATATAGTTAGAGGGTAACAGTGTGGACAGCCTCCGGAGATATACAGATATAGTTAGAGGGTAACAGTGTGGACAGCCTCCGGAGATATACAGATATAGTTAGAGGTTAACAGTGTGGACAGCCTCCAGAGATATACAGATATAGTTAGAGGGTAACAGTGTGGACAGCCTCCAGAGATATACAGATATAGTTAGAGGGTAACAGTGTGGACAGCCTCCGGAGATATACAGATATAGTTAGAGGTTAACAGTGTGGACAGCCTCCAGAGATATACAGATATAGTTAGAGGGTAACAGTGTGGACAGCCTCCATAGATATAGACAACACAAAGATAAAGGGCTGTGATAAATAGCCACTGAGGACCAGAGAGTTGTTGTGGTGACGCATCTCTCCCATGTGTTTCTATTGATTTATGCTTTATCTTCTCTGACCTTGTTGAGAATGATGTGTTGAAAAGGGAAATTAAATGACTAAATTCGATTCATATAAAGGCTCATTTGAGATAAATATAAGAAAATTGTGacttgtcactgtgtgtgtgtgtgtgtgtgtgtgtgtgtgtgtgtgtgtgtgtgtgtgtgtgtgtgtgtgtgtgtgtgtgtgtgtgtgtgtgtgtgtgtgtgtgtgtgtgtgtgtgtgtacctgggagGCGTAGTTGTGTCCGTCAGAGCCACACACAGGACCAGAGGAGAAAGGACAGGGCTGACATCCTCCTTCAGGAGACCTCAGGGCAGGCTGCTTCAGTCTACAGAGCATGCACGCATAAACACACGCACCACgcgtacacaccacacacacacagtatttgaGCAGGCTGCTTTACTTAAGACACAGAGGACAAAGAGGTTCTGCTTCCAATGGCTTGGTGGCAGCAgtaatgtatactgaacaaaaatataaatgcaacatacaacaattactgagttacagttcatataaggaaatcagtcaattgaaataaataaattaggccctaatctgtggatttcatatgactgggcagggtcacagccatgggtgggcctggctcccaagtgggtgggcctgggagggcagtAAACACAACAGAGGCTACCTCTGGATCAGGTAAGAGGTAGATGGTACAGGTTCAGAGTCTGTGATCTAGTAGTAACACCCACTGGGGAgataggcccagccaatcagaatgagttttccccacaaaagggctttattacagacagaaatactcctaaATTTCACCAGCTGTCCGGGtcgctggtctcagatgatctcGTAAGTGAAGAAACCAGATATCGAAGTcgtgggctggcgtggttacacattgtctgcggttgtgag includes these proteins:
- the LOC118369420 gene encoding testican-2 isoform X1 codes for the protein MVGMTELGCLFVPVMMLVGFTLQAEINNGKKEEKKGNFMEDEHWLSTISQYSRKIKHWNRFRDDDYVRTWDENQGGSNENVDTTKDPCQKVKCSRNKVCIAQGYQRAVCVNRKKLEHRLKQPALRSPEGGCQPCPFSSGPVCGSDGHNYASQCKLEQQACLTGKELTTKCSGLCPCPTATPTKETEVKHESCTGQDLSDLGDRLKEWFQLLQGNAKLNNNSRTGASNTAKATSGSVLDRSVVVSCKDSVGWMFSKLDTNSDQYLDQAELAAINLDKYEVCIRPFFNSCDSYRDGKVSTAEWCLCFWRQKPPCLAELERIQVQEGGKNKLGLFIPSCNEDGYYRKLQCDQARGECWCVDQQGGELASSRIHGNPDCDEAVAYSGDFGSGVGWEDEEDKEAEENAEEEEGEVGEADDEGYIW
- the LOC118369420 gene encoding testican-2 isoform X2, which encodes MVGMTELGCLFVPVMMLVGFTLQAEINNGKKEEKKGNFMEDEHWLSTISQYSRKIKHWNRFRDDDYVRTWDENQGGSNENVDTTKDPCQKVKCSRNKVCIAQGYQRAVCVNRKKLEHRLKQPALRSPEGGCQPCPFSSGPVCGSDGHNYASQCKLEQQACLTGKELTTKCSGLCPCPTATPTKETEVKHESCTGQDLSDLGDRLKEWFQLLQGNAKLNNNSRTGASNTAKATSGSVLDRSVVVSCKDSVGWMFSKLDTNSDQYLDQAELAAINLDKYEVCIRPFFNSCDSYRDGKVSTAEWCLCFWRQKPPCLAELERIQVQEGGKNKLGLFIPSCNEDGYYRKLQCDQARGECWCVDQQGGELASSRIHGNPDCERLTVIRSVVFEIT